The Staphylococcus sp. 17KM0847 DNA segment GAGATTACTCCTTTTTATCAATATATGATGCAGTTATGTATACTTTCTTTTTGCATAATTAAAGAGTGAGACAGAAATCTTGATATACCTACGAGATTTCATCCTCCCACTCTGTTCGTTTTTAAATACTCCCTCTACTCTAATGCATCTTTATCCTCATTAATTTCATAGGGGCCGGATTCATTAGCATAGTATTTATTGTAGCGTCTTTTAAACAATAAAAATATATGGGATACTAAAACTTTAATAATAGCGTATGTTGGTATCCCTAAAATAACACCAACAATGCCTAATAAATTACCTGCACATAACAATACAAAAATAATAGTCAAAGGATGAATACGCATCGTTTTCCCCATAATATTTGGTGAAATAAAATGACCTTCAATAAACTGTACAGCTGTCCATACGATAATTAATTTAATCAACATAAATGGAGATGTAATCAATGAAATAATAATGGCTGGAGAAATCGCTATCGTAGGTCCAAGATAAGGAACTACGCTTGTAACAGCAGCAATACTAGCTAAAACTAAGGCATAATCTAGTCCAATAATGGAATAACCTATAAAGAGTAAAACACCAATACAAAACGATACGATAATTTGTCCTTGAATATAAGAACCAACTTGTTCACTCATTTTATCCAATAAATCATGAACATCTTTACGAAACTTAGGAGGTACGATTTTATTGGAATAATCTTTAAAACGATGACCATCTTTTAACATAAAAAATAATACAAATGGAACTGTTACAATCACTACCGTCACATTCACAACAGCTTCAGCAAAGACGCGTAATTTATCACTCAATCCATCAGTAAAAGATGGGATTTTTTCTTGCAAATTGTATAATGCTTTTTCAATATCACTATAATAATCAGATAAAAATGGGATGTGCATCATATTATTAGAGAACTCTGTTAGTTTATTAATATATGATGGAAAGTTATGCATTAATCGGTCTAATTGATATGACACAATCGGAATCAGTAAATTAACTGCCAGCGTGATTAAACCTATAATCCCTAAAAAAAGTAGCGTAATCCCCCATACACGTTTAATATTATGACGTTCTAATACATTAATAATCGGGTTGAATAAATAATACAATATAAGTGCAACAAT contains these protein-coding regions:
- a CDS encoding AI-2E family transporter produces the protein MSEQKTNNQKGDKSIRIHESRFMKFFGGRDLLFALSVFILIGIVIFIFDRVSYIFQPFIIIFNTIAAPIIVALILYYLFNPIINVLERHNIKRVWGITLLFLGIIGLITLAVNLLIPIVSYQLDRLMHNFPSYINKLTEFSNNMMHIPFLSDYYSDIEKALYNLQEKIPSFTDGLSDKLRVFAEAVVNVTVVIVTVPFVLFFMLKDGHRFKDYSNKIVPPKFRKDVHDLLDKMSEQVGSYIQGQIIVSFCIGVLLFIGYSIIGLDYALVLASIAAVTSVVPYLGPTIAISPAIIISLITSPFMLIKLIIVWTAVQFIEGHFISPNIMGKTMRIHPLTIIFVLLCAGNLLGIVGVILGIPTYAIIKVLVSHIFLLFKRRYNKYYANESGPYEINEDKDALE